One Pelosinus sp. IPA-1 genomic window carries:
- a CDS encoding sugar ABC transporter ATP-binding protein, whose translation MSDYIIKATNIKKYFGGVKALDGVNIEIKKGEIHCLAGENGCGKSTIINIMSGFYTPDSGTIEIDGMKYEKMNPKQAIANGIQVIYQDLSLFPNLTVMENLAINMEVAASRKFVNRARMRKIAEEAVAKIGFEIDLDETVENLTVGMRQMIAISRALLNDAKLIIMDEPTTAITKREVKALFKIIKQLQAQGIAVLFVSHKLDEVFEIAERFTIFRNGKNVAEGNTEDLGQNKFTYHMTGREIVSSRYEYTRENAPAVLEVKNLSLKNGFKDVSFCLKQGEIIGVTGLLGSGRTELAETLFGYHAADSGEILIEGKPVEIRSIKQGIENGIGYLPADRVTEGLFLSQPIADNISIEKWHEYANWLGKIDRTKVEEMTGYWAKELSIALHNIEDPVGTLSGGNQQKCVLAKWLALDLKVLILNGPTVGVDIGAKFDIYELVKRLAKQGLTVIIISDDLPEVLTNCNRVMVMQSGRLVDILSTQGLEESRLAELAN comes from the coding sequence GTGTCAGATTATATTATAAAAGCAACAAATATTAAAAAATATTTTGGTGGTGTCAAGGCACTTGATGGCGTAAATATTGAGATAAAAAAGGGTGAAATTCACTGCCTAGCAGGAGAGAATGGTTGTGGTAAATCGACAATTATCAATATCATGTCAGGCTTCTATACACCGGATTCAGGGACAATTGAAATCGATGGCATGAAATATGAGAAAATGAACCCCAAACAAGCGATAGCGAATGGTATACAGGTTATTTACCAAGATCTATCTTTATTTCCGAATCTGACGGTCATGGAAAACCTTGCAATCAATATGGAAGTCGCAGCGAGTAGAAAGTTTGTAAATAGAGCACGTATGCGTAAAATTGCGGAAGAAGCTGTAGCCAAAATCGGTTTTGAAATCGATTTAGATGAAACTGTGGAAAATCTTACGGTTGGTATGCGTCAAATGATTGCCATCAGCCGCGCTTTGTTAAATGACGCGAAGCTCATCATTATGGATGAGCCGACAACAGCTATAACGAAGCGAGAAGTCAAGGCATTATTTAAAATCATTAAACAGTTACAGGCGCAAGGTATAGCGGTGCTTTTTGTTTCACATAAGCTAGATGAGGTATTTGAGATTGCTGAACGATTTACGATTTTCCGCAATGGAAAAAATGTTGCTGAGGGAAATACGGAAGACCTTGGTCAGAATAAGTTTACATATCATATGACGGGGCGTGAAATAGTTTCGTCGCGGTATGAATATACGAGAGAAAATGCGCCAGCAGTACTAGAAGTCAAGAATCTTTCCCTGAAAAACGGATTTAAGGATGTAAGTTTTTGCCTCAAACAGGGTGAAATTATTGGCGTAACAGGTCTTTTAGGATCAGGCCGTACGGAATTAGCAGAGACTTTATTTGGTTATCACGCAGCAGACTCAGGAGAAATTTTGATTGAGGGAAAACCGGTGGAAATCCGTTCAATAAAGCAGGGCATTGAAAATGGTATAGGTTATCTGCCTGCGGATCGTGTTACAGAAGGACTTTTCTTATCACAGCCAATAGCAGACAATATTTCTATTGAAAAATGGCATGAATATGCGAATTGGTTAGGCAAAATTGATCGCACAAAGGTTGAGGAAATGACAGGGTATTGGGCTAAAGAATTGTCTATCGCCCTTCACAATATTGAAGACCCTGTGGGGACACTTTCAGGTGGTAATCAACAAAAATGTGTTTTAGCCAAGTGGTTGGCACTTGATCTTAAAGTATTAATCTTGAATGGACCGACGGTTGGGGTAGATATCGGTGCTAAATTTGATATTTATGAGTTGGTAAAACGCTTAGCAAAACAAGGACTTACGGTTATTATTATCTCCGATGATTTGCCGGAGGTGCTCACGAACTGTAATCGTGTTATGGTCATGCAGTCAGGTCGGCTAGTTGATATTCTATCGACACAGGGCCTCGAGGAGAGTCGCCTTGCTGAGCTGGCAAATTAG
- a CDS encoding ABC transporter permease, producing the protein MRAFSVPAMFCIGEMFIIITGGVDVSFPAIASLSMFVVCSQLEDVASNPLVFFLVAMFIGLVVGILNGVIIARFKFPALIVTLGTSSICFGIMQGVFKSREYPLCAPLKELGEMKLFSATNPVSGLTSSMPVGVILMIVLIFVGWFILNRTMLGRGIYAIGGDVKAAQRAGFNVFGILVFIYAFSGCMAGLIGVLRSTMLLAVHPNNLEGMEMTVIAACVLGGVRMTGGKGSVLGAMLGMALLTIVDNSLILLGISTIWQKVFTGAIIIIGTAASAIQMKRNERTLAIKMNEGGK; encoded by the coding sequence GTGCGGGCATTTTCGGTACCAGCGATGTTCTGTATCGGCGAAATGTTTATCATTATTACAGGTGGTGTAGATGTTTCATTTCCAGCCATTGCTTCCCTGTCTATGTTTGTAGTTTGTTCTCAGTTAGAAGACGTTGCCTCAAATCCGCTGGTCTTTTTTCTGGTTGCGATGTTTATCGGATTGGTGGTTGGTATACTCAATGGTGTGATTATCGCACGTTTCAAATTTCCAGCGCTTATCGTTACCCTTGGTACAAGTAGTATATGCTTCGGTATTATGCAGGGCGTGTTCAAATCGCGCGAATATCCACTTTGTGCACCTCTTAAGGAACTTGGCGAGATGAAATTGTTTTCAGCGACAAATCCTGTTTCAGGACTAACTTCCAGTATGCCAGTCGGTGTTATTCTTATGATAGTGCTTATTTTTGTTGGATGGTTTATTTTGAATAGAACGATGCTCGGACGTGGTATTTATGCAATCGGTGGTGATGTGAAAGCGGCACAGAGAGCAGGTTTCAACGTTTTTGGCATTTTGGTGTTCATTTATGCCTTTTCTGGCTGCATGGCAGGACTTATTGGCGTATTGCGTTCGACGATGCTCCTTGCCGTACATCCAAATAATTTAGAAGGTATGGAAATGACTGTTATTGCAGCTTGTGTTCTTGGTGGTGTGCGAATGACAGGCGGCAAAGGCAGTGTGCTTGGTGCAATGCTTGGCATGGCACTTTTGACTATTGTAGATAATAGTCTGATTTTACTGGGCATTTCGACGATTTGGCAGAAAGTGTTTACTGGTGCGATTATTATTATTGGTACTGCAGCCTCTGCAATTCAGATGAAGCGTAACGAAAGAACACTTGCCATCAAGATGAACGAAGGAGGAAAATGA
- a CDS encoding ABC transporter permease, producing the protein MDTIRNEINRDKNLARLLVVFLMVFVICTALKGSMFINVPNFQSMGKQFPEFGLLSIAMAFTLFTAGIDLSVVAIANLCAVLMAKFLTLLIVPDMSSNAVFMMIAAACLMALVVSVLCGALNGFLIGVVGITPILATLGTQALFTGFAIVMTNGSTLGGLPKQLSATINGGVMGIPVPIIIFSVLAVIAAFIMSKTTLGYKLRMLGTSAKASTFSGFDNVRLFVTNYVLSAVFSAAAGIIMLGRFNSAKADYGASYLMEAILIAVLGGVDPYGGKGNISGVIVATVIVQMVSSWLNMYEDISNFYRQIIWGGLLIFVLIYNYIVNEREKKQAMKG; encoded by the coding sequence ATGGATACAATTAGAAATGAGATAAATAGAGATAAAAATTTGGCCAGGCTCCTAGTCGTTTTTCTGATGGTGTTTGTAATTTGTACAGCTCTTAAGGGATCTATGTTCATTAATGTTCCCAATTTCCAGTCTATGGGCAAACAGTTTCCTGAGTTTGGCCTTCTGTCTATCGCTATGGCATTTACTTTGTTTACTGCGGGGATCGATCTTAGCGTTGTAGCAATTGCTAATCTTTGTGCCGTGCTTATGGCGAAGTTTTTGACGCTTCTTATCGTGCCGGATATGAGTAGTAATGCTGTATTTATGATGATTGCAGCCGCCTGTTTGATGGCGCTGGTTGTCAGTGTTCTTTGCGGTGCCCTCAATGGTTTTTTGATTGGGGTTGTTGGTATTACGCCAATTTTGGCAACCTTAGGTACGCAGGCTCTTTTTACAGGTTTTGCAATTGTCATGACGAATGGTAGTACGCTCGGGGGATTGCCCAAGCAGTTGTCAGCTACAATCAACGGCGGTGTAATGGGCATACCAGTGCCGATTATTATCTTTTCTGTACTTGCGGTAATCGCTGCTTTTATTATGAGCAAAACTACTTTAGGGTATAAGTTACGCATGCTTGGTACAAGTGCAAAAGCCTCTACTTTTTCAGGGTTTGATAATGTACGTCTTTTTGTTACCAATTATGTACTAAGTGCTGTGTTTAGTGCTGCTGCAGGGATTATTATGCTGGGACGGTTCAACTCGGCTAAGGCGGATTATGGTGCATCTTATTTGATGGAGGCTATTCTTATTGCTGTTTTGGGCGGTGTAGATCCATATGGCGGAAAAGGTAATATAAGCGGTGTTATTGTAGCAACTGTCATTGTGCAAATGGTTAGCAGTTGGCTCAATATGTATGAGGATATATCAAACTTTTATCGGCAGATCATTTGGGGTGGACTACTAATTTTTGTCCTTATTTACAACTATATTGTCAATGAACGTGAAAAAAAACAAGCAATGAAGGGGTGA
- the deoC gene encoding deoxyribose-phosphate aldolase, which translates to MDIAQIIDHTMLKPEATQETIRRYCAEARTYGFATVCVNSCHAALVASELKGTGIKTCCVVGFPLGAMLTGVKAFEAEAAVKAGAEEVDMVINIGGIKDGNMDLVTDDIRVVVEAAKPALVKVIIETCLLSDEEKIAACKAAVRAGAAYVKTSTGFSTGGATVDDVKLMRQTVGNQAKVKASGSIRTREFACQLVEAGADRIGAGNGVVLLK; encoded by the coding sequence ATGGATATTGCACAGATAATTGATCATACAATGTTAAAACCAGAAGCAACGCAAGAAACAATTCGCCGCTATTGTGCCGAGGCTCGTACTTATGGATTTGCGACCGTCTGCGTCAATAGTTGTCATGCAGCGTTGGTTGCCTCAGAACTGAAGGGGACCGGAATTAAAACGTGCTGCGTTGTCGGTTTTCCATTGGGGGCGATGCTGACTGGGGTTAAGGCTTTTGAGGCGGAAGCTGCTGTAAAAGCTGGAGCAGAGGAAGTCGATATGGTCATCAATATTGGCGGAATCAAAGATGGAAATATGGATCTCGTAACGGACGATATTCGTGTGGTTGTTGAAGCAGCTAAACCTGCTCTCGTCAAGGTCATCATAGAAACGTGTTTGCTCAGTGATGAGGAGAAGATTGCCGCCTGCAAAGCAGCTGTGCGTGCCGGTGCAGCTTACGTTAAGACTTCAACTGGTTTTAGTACAGGTGGAGCAACGGTGGATGATGTCAAACTTATGCGTCAAACTGTTGGTAATCAAGCCAAGGTTAAAGCTAGTGGTAGTATCCGCACACGTGAATTTGCCTGTCAGCTGGTTGAAGCCGGAGCTGACCGTATTGGCGCAGGCAATGGAGTTGTTTTGCTGAAATAG
- a CDS encoding LysR substrate-binding domain-containing protein, which produces MPLLYWAQSGIAISLIPDSAQNLLSNTSLVFKEISNPSIKVSSVVAWRRRQSLSSVAKNFISMFK; this is translated from the coding sequence ATGCCGTTATTATATTGGGCTCAATCAGGGATAGCAATTTCGCTTATACCAGACTCAGCTCAAAATCTGTTATCTAACACTTCTTTGGTTTTCAAAGAAATATCTAATCCCTCCATCAAAGTGAGTAGTGTGGTTGCATGGCGTAGAAGGCAATCACTTTCTTCGGTTGCAAAGAATTTTATTTCGATGTTTAAATGA
- a CDS encoding LysR family transcriptional regulator has translation MDIRQLKYFLAFAEEGQITKAAKRLIRDYCHQVDFNPYFFVPAMILCRYYIGLNQG, from the coding sequence ATGGATATTCGTCAACTTAAATATTTTCTTGCTTTCGCCGAAGAGGGCCAAATAACGAAGGCAGCTAAACGCTTAATTCGTGATTATTGTCACCAAGTTGATTTTAATCCCTATTTTTTTGTACCAGCGATGATATTATGCCGTTATTATATTGGGCTCAATCAGGGATAG
- a CDS encoding bile acid:sodium symporter, with the protein MSIFFIQLNDWLSKNMFIVVLSGLFLGFFVHITDSPFLRYIVVALFAYMTFITALGTSFKEFTTVIKRPWIPIWVLILVHFVTPLTAWAVGMIFYPNDPDIRLGYLIGSSIPIGVTSIIWTSLIKGDMAISFVAVTLDTFVVPTVLPLFFHIVVGQTINISYSKMVIDLMLMVTVPSIIGMFLHDWTKGRIANFAKSIGGATSKVALFLVILINSAVVMPQINWDISILKTLLVTLFVVSASFFVGYLGSFALKERTQNIILTMMFNVGIRNNACGLVIALTYFPPRVAIPMTLAILYQQPLATIVSHLYKRLQTA; encoded by the coding sequence ATGTCTATTTTTTTTATTCAGTTAAATGATTGGTTATCCAAAAACATGTTTATCGTAGTGCTTTCTGGACTATTTTTAGGTTTTTTCGTTCACATTACTGATTCTCCTTTTCTACGATACATTGTGGTGGCTTTATTCGCTTACATGACCTTTATCACCGCATTAGGTACAAGTTTTAAGGAATTCACTACCGTGATAAAGAGGCCCTGGATTCCTATATGGGTGCTAATTTTAGTTCATTTTGTTACACCGTTGACAGCTTGGGCTGTTGGCATGATCTTCTATCCCAATGATCCTGACATTCGACTAGGCTATCTAATCGGCTCTTCAATTCCAATTGGAGTTACATCCATCATCTGGACTTCGTTAATCAAAGGTGATATGGCCATATCGTTTGTTGCAGTAACATTGGATACTTTTGTTGTACCTACAGTATTGCCCTTATTTTTTCATATTGTTGTTGGCCAAACCATTAACATTAGCTATAGTAAAATGGTTATCGACCTTATGCTTATGGTTACGGTGCCTAGCATCATCGGTATGTTCCTGCATGATTGGACAAAGGGTAGGATTGCTAATTTCGCAAAAAGCATTGGGGGGGCCACATCAAAAGTAGCACTTTTTCTAGTCATCCTAATTAATTCAGCTGTTGTAATGCCACAAATTAATTGGGACATCTCCATACTAAAAACATTACTTGTTACCTTATTTGTTGTATCAGCAAGCTTTTTTGTCGGTTACCTAGGATCATTTGCATTAAAAGAACGAACGCAAAATATTATACTAACTATGATGTTTAATGTGGGCATCCGTAATAACGCTTGTGGACTCGTCATTGCACTGACCTATTTTCCACCAAGGGTAGCAATTCCTATGACACTGGCTATTTTGTATCAGCAGCCACTCGCCACAATTGTATCTCATTTATATAAACGCCTTCAAACAGCATAA
- a CDS encoding ATP-dependent DNA helicase, translating into MPAYVTPDVVRLSVKNLVEYTLRSGDIDTRFVGTSRAVEGTRIHQKLQKAGGETYLAEAQLKYEMKYKEFLFLVEGRADGIIIEDQQVVIDEIKTTAVPLERIDENFNSLHWAQAKCYGLIYGEQNNVEQLVIQLTYYNIDTDEIKRLRETLTIKELQTFFYGLLDTYLVWAKHSKEWNRLRDSSIKKLKFPFATYRQGQRELAVSVYRTISDNKKLFVQAPTGIGKTISTLFPAVKAMGENKTSKIFYLTAKTITRQVAEEAVNAMRGCGLAFKSITITAKDKICFQEKAICNPDNCQYAKGHYDRVNDVILDVFVKERAFTREVIEAYSRKYMVCPFELSLDLSMWADCIICDYNYVFDPRVYLKRFFQTSQGDYTFLIDEAHNLVDRAREMFSAELTKSSFLKVKNLYKGHSIGKTLGKINTVMLGMRKECSEEGHYTQLHQPEEIYPLLWTFVNKAPALLTDNHKTEGYDALLELYFNVLIFLKMVEFYDDHYITYVEKSSSEVTLKLFCLDPSKLLGEAVKRGKSSVFFSATLAPLDYFCEILGGEAMDAKIAFPSPFKTENLCLLVADQISTKFKNRESSYGEIAQYIHLAIQQKTGNYLIFFPSYHYMQEVHHVFAELYPDIETIVQTTVMSEEERESFLDRFQPEPNSMLVGFCVLGGIFSEGIDLKGDKLLGTVIIGVGLPQICIERNLIMEHFKKKNELGYEYAYMYPGMNKVLQAAGRVIRSEDDKGVVLLIDARFSSYYYKKLFPAHWRYSREVRNPNQLNALIQAFWDK; encoded by the coding sequence GTGCCAGCTTACGTGACACCGGATGTAGTTCGTTTATCAGTAAAAAACTTAGTAGAGTACACCTTGCGTTCGGGTGATATTGATACTCGCTTTGTGGGAACTAGCAGAGCAGTAGAAGGAACCAGAATACACCAAAAGCTTCAAAAGGCTGGTGGCGAGACTTATTTGGCAGAAGCCCAATTAAAATATGAAATGAAATACAAAGAGTTTTTATTCCTTGTAGAAGGCCGTGCGGATGGGATCATTATCGAGGATCAGCAAGTGGTGATCGATGAAATCAAAACTACGGCTGTTCCTTTGGAACGGATTGATGAGAATTTTAATTCCTTGCATTGGGCTCAGGCGAAATGCTATGGGCTTATTTATGGTGAGCAAAACAATGTAGAGCAGCTCGTAATTCAACTGACCTATTACAATATTGATACGGATGAAATAAAACGATTAAGAGAAACCTTGACGATAAAGGAGCTGCAAACGTTTTTTTATGGGTTGCTGGATACCTATTTAGTTTGGGCAAAACATAGCAAGGAATGGAATCGATTACGGGATTCATCCATAAAAAAGCTGAAATTTCCTTTTGCGACTTACCGCCAAGGCCAGCGCGAATTAGCGGTTTCTGTATATAGAACCATTTCGGATAACAAAAAACTGTTTGTACAAGCACCCACTGGGATTGGGAAAACCATTTCTACCTTGTTTCCTGCCGTCAAGGCTATGGGAGAGAATAAAACAAGCAAGATTTTTTATTTGACGGCCAAAACCATCACCCGTCAAGTGGCTGAAGAAGCAGTGAACGCCATGCGGGGATGTGGTTTGGCCTTTAAATCGATTACAATCACTGCGAAAGATAAAATCTGCTTTCAGGAAAAGGCCATCTGCAACCCAGACAACTGTCAATATGCCAAGGGGCATTATGATCGAGTCAATGATGTCATTTTAGATGTATTTGTGAAGGAGAGGGCATTTACACGGGAAGTGATAGAAGCCTATTCGCGAAAGTATATGGTGTGTCCATTTGAACTTTCTTTGGACTTATCCATGTGGGCCGACTGCATTATTTGTGATTACAATTATGTTTTTGATCCCAGAGTGTATTTAAAACGATTTTTTCAGACGAGTCAGGGTGATTATACCTTTCTAATTGATGAAGCCCATAATTTGGTGGATCGAGCAAGAGAGATGTTTTCTGCGGAACTAACAAAAAGTTCTTTCTTGAAGGTGAAGAACCTCTATAAAGGCCATAGTATTGGCAAGACTCTGGGTAAAATCAATACGGTTATGCTGGGAATGAGAAAAGAATGCAGTGAAGAGGGGCATTATACACAATTGCATCAACCGGAGGAAATCTATCCCTTGCTTTGGACGTTTGTTAACAAAGCGCCTGCTTTATTAACTGACAATCATAAAACAGAGGGTTATGATGCATTGTTGGAACTCTATTTTAATGTCCTAATATTTTTGAAAATGGTAGAGTTTTATGATGATCACTACATTACGTACGTAGAAAAATCCTCGTCAGAGGTTACGCTGAAACTGTTTTGCCTTGACCCATCCAAGTTGTTGGGTGAAGCAGTCAAGAGAGGCAAGTCCAGTGTATTTTTCTCGGCAACCCTTGCTCCCTTGGATTATTTTTGTGAGATATTAGGTGGTGAGGCAATGGATGCAAAAATTGCCTTCCCATCGCCTTTTAAGACCGAGAATTTATGTTTATTGGTAGCCGATCAGATATCCACAAAGTTCAAAAACCGCGAGAGCAGTTATGGTGAAATTGCTCAATATATTCATTTGGCTATCCAGCAGAAAACCGGAAACTATCTAATTTTTTTCCCATCCTATCACTATATGCAGGAAGTGCATCATGTCTTTGCGGAATTGTACCCTGATATCGAGACTATAGTGCAGACCACTGTCATGTCGGAAGAAGAACGGGAAAGTTTCTTAGATCGGTTCCAGCCAGAGCCTAATAGTATGCTAGTTGGCTTCTGCGTTCTAGGGGGAATTTTTTCCGAAGGCATAGACCTCAAAGGGGATAAACTGTTGGGGACTGTTATCATAGGAGTAGGACTTCCCCAGATATGTATCGAGCGCAACCTTATAATGGAGCATTTTAAAAAGAAAAATGAATTGGGATATGAATATGCCTATATGTATCCCGGTATGAATAAAGTATTACAAGCAGCTGGACGCGTGATTCGTTCGGAAGACGATAAAGGCGTAGTACTTTTGATTGATGCAAGATTTTCTAGTTACTATTATAAAAAGCTATTTCCAGCACACTGGCGTTATTCTAGGGAAGTGCGAAACCCAAACCAGCTCAATGCTTTGATTCAAGCATTTTGGGATAAGTGA
- a CDS encoding TetR/AcrR family transcriptional regulator, whose product MGRSKEFEESVVLQKAMELFWQQGYEKTSLNDLVEHMGIHRRSLYDTFGDKHTLFLKAIDYFGEFIKARLKFEISRAETAKQAIQFIFDFMIEESGNRALGCLFVNSATELAPRDKEVEEKTKEAFMQLEHLLADIIRKGQQAGEFRCDYDAEILAENLHNTLLGIRVLARTSTGKEKLQRIVEFSLAILNE is encoded by the coding sequence ATGGGACGAAGCAAAGAATTTGAGGAAAGTGTAGTTCTTCAGAAAGCCATGGAATTATTTTGGCAACAAGGTTATGAAAAGACATCTTTGAATGACCTTGTGGAGCATATGGGAATCCATCGAAGAAGTTTATATGATACCTTCGGTGATAAGCATACATTGTTTTTAAAAGCGATAGATTATTTCGGAGAATTTATAAAAGCCAGACTAAAATTTGAAATTTCGCGCGCTGAAACGGCAAAACAAGCGATACAGTTTATTTTTGATTTTATGATTGAAGAAAGCGGGAATAGGGCGCTGGGGTGTCTATTTGTAAACTCAGCAACTGAGCTGGCTCCACGAGATAAGGAGGTCGAAGAAAAGACGAAAGAAGCATTTATGCAATTAGAGCATCTTCTTGCGGATATTATTCGCAAAGGACAGCAAGCAGGTGAATTTCGATGTGATTATGATGCTGAAATTTTGGCAGAAAACTTGCATAACACTTTGCTTGGGATTCGGGTACTTGCAAGAACCTCAACTGGCAAAGAAAAGTTGCAGCGGATAGTGGAGTTTTCCTTAGCAATATTGAACGAATGA